The sequence GAAAAAGAATCCGTCGAATCGCTTTATTGTGAAGCGGCGCAGTAAGTAGTCGAAAGGAGGCCCATGAATGAGCAGATCTCTAAAAAAAGGACCTTTCGTCGAAGCTCGTTTACTTGAACGTGTAGAAGCAATGAACGCATCAGGTGACAAACGCGTTATTAAGACGTGGTCCAGACGCTCAACAATTTTCCCGCAAATGGTCGGACTCACCATTGCGGTTCACGATGGACGAAAACATGTTCCAATCTATGTTACAGAAGACATGGTTGGTCATAAACTAGGAGAGTTTTCGCCTACACGCACCTATAAGGGCCATGCTGGCAGTGAAAAATCCAGCGGCTTACGATAATTCGAGAGGAGGTTAAGGCACATGCAAGCAAAAGCAGTGGCAAAATATGTACGTATCTCTCCTCGTAAGGTACGCCAAGTTGTTAATTTGATTCGTGGCAAGAAGGTCAGTGATGCATTCGCAATCCTTCAGTTTACCGCTAAAGGGTCAACTGACGATGTGACTAAAGTACTGAAATCTGCAGTCGCGAATGCGGGGCATAACTACGACATGAACGCTGATGATCTGTATGTTACAGAAATATGT comes from Desulfosporosinus meridiei DSM 13257 and encodes:
- the rpsS gene encoding 30S ribosomal protein S19 is translated as MSRSLKKGPFVEARLLERVEAMNASGDKRVIKTWSRRSTIFPQMVGLTIAVHDGRKHVPIYVTEDMVGHKLGEFSPTRTYKGHAGSEKSSGLR
- the rplV gene encoding 50S ribosomal protein L22 gives rise to the protein MQAKAVAKYVRISPRKVRQVVNLIRGKKVSDAFAILQFTAKGSTDDVTKVLKSAVANAGHNYDMNADDLYVTEICVDQGPTLKRIKPRAMGRADQIRKRTSHITVVVGEKKED